From Solwaraspora sp. WMMD1047, the proteins below share one genomic window:
- a CDS encoding LacI family DNA-binding transcriptional regulator: MPATIRDVARASGVHISTVSRTFSAPHLVNPETRSRVLACAEDLGYRPNRAARALITGRTHNIGLIIADIANPFFPPLIKAAESQARQRDYHVFVADTNEDPAAEEDLVHALAKQVDGVLLCSPRMSNSLIERLSREVPLVVINRQVTGLPAVVMDVGQGARLAIEHLTGLGHRDIALLGGPRGSWTNREIRRAATAAARSADATLTVLGPNPPTEGGGIAQAEQVRRAGVTAVLAYNDLMAIGLIEGLDALGLQVPRDISVVGIDDIALSRLTRPKLTTVATPTAAAGRTAVDMLLQHDGSVPARVGRGAGRTTAGDDRRTTAQVTLQTELVIRDSTGAGPAAPGGRAGATGPAAADSGGPDPHRLAGPGSAAAANPETVAS; encoded by the coding sequence GTGCCAGCCACCATCAGGGACGTCGCGCGGGCCTCCGGCGTGCACATCTCGACGGTCTCCCGGACCTTCTCGGCGCCGCACCTGGTCAATCCCGAGACCAGGAGCAGGGTGCTGGCCTGCGCCGAGGACCTGGGCTACCGGCCCAACCGGGCGGCGCGGGCCCTCATCACCGGGCGCACCCACAACATCGGGCTGATCATCGCCGACATCGCCAACCCGTTCTTCCCGCCGCTGATCAAGGCGGCCGAGAGCCAGGCCCGGCAGCGCGACTACCACGTCTTCGTGGCCGACACCAACGAGGACCCGGCCGCCGAGGAGGACCTGGTGCACGCGCTGGCCAAGCAGGTCGACGGCGTGCTGCTCTGCAGTCCCCGGATGAGCAACAGCCTGATCGAACGGCTCAGCCGGGAGGTGCCACTGGTTGTCATCAACCGGCAGGTCACCGGCCTGCCCGCCGTCGTGATGGACGTCGGGCAGGGTGCCCGGCTCGCCATCGAGCACCTGACCGGCCTCGGTCACCGCGACATCGCCCTGCTCGGCGGCCCCCGCGGCTCCTGGACCAACCGGGAGATCCGCCGGGCCGCGACGGCCGCGGCCCGCTCCGCCGACGCCACCCTGACCGTGCTCGGCCCCAACCCACCCACCGAGGGCGGCGGCATCGCCCAGGCCGAGCAGGTCCGCCGGGCCGGGGTCACCGCCGTCCTCGCCTACAACGACCTGATGGCGATCGGCCTCATCGAGGGGCTGGACGCGCTGGGGCTTCAGGTCCCGCGGGACATCAGTGTCGTCGGCATCGACGACATCGCCCTGAGCCGGCTGACCCGGCCCAAATTGACGACGGTGGCCACACCAACCGCGGCCGCCGGCCGGACGGCCGTCGACATGCTCCTGCAGCACGACGGTTCGGTACCCGCCCGCGTGGGACGCGGCGCGGGCCGGACCACCGCAGGTGACGACCGTCGCACCACCGCACAGGTAACGCTCCAGACCGAGTTGGTCATCCGCGACTCGACGGGGGCCGGCCCAGCAGCCCCGGGCGGCCGAGCCGGCGCCACCGGCCCGGCCGCAGCCGACAGTGGTGGCCCGGACCCGCATCGCCTTGCGGGTCCGGGCAGCGCGGCTGCCGCCAACCCCGAGACCGTCGCCTCCTAA
- a CDS encoding Gfo/Idh/MocA family oxidoreductase: MAAEPGKRLRYAVVGAGARAEMFVRALVLDHPSTAELVAFADVNQARMDAHNDWLEELGFDAVPTYRAADFGTMLAKERVDVVLVTSVDRTHDEYIVAAVEAGCDVITEKPMTIDVPRCERILAAVAETGRQVSVAFNYRYNPLHERVREVLAEGAIGEIGSVHFEWLLDVRHGADYFRRWHRDKANSGGLMVHKASHHFDLVNWWLDAAPVEVYAAGRLFFYGQAGRRHGYARDYDRAHGSPEAAGDPFALHLANHPKLRALYLEAEAEDGYRRDQNVFAPGVTIEDDMAVLARYSTGATMTYHLTAYAPWEGYRVMINGSRGRLELEVVESDFVSPYAAGELKGAALHGVQAAVEEGWAKLTVRPFWEQARQVPVAGYTRTGHGGADARMTGVLFGGVQDPMHRAATARDGALALLTGLAANRSFETGQPVRVADLLTIP; encoded by the coding sequence ATGGCAGCAGAACCCGGCAAGCGGCTTCGGTACGCGGTCGTCGGCGCGGGTGCGCGGGCGGAGATGTTCGTCCGGGCGCTGGTTCTCGACCACCCGTCCACCGCCGAACTGGTCGCCTTCGCGGACGTCAACCAGGCCCGGATGGACGCGCACAACGACTGGCTGGAGGAGCTCGGCTTCGACGCCGTGCCGACCTACCGGGCCGCCGACTTCGGCACCATGCTCGCCAAGGAGCGGGTGGACGTGGTCCTGGTGACGAGCGTCGACCGCACCCACGACGAGTACATCGTGGCGGCCGTCGAGGCCGGCTGCGACGTGATCACCGAAAAGCCGATGACCATCGACGTGCCGCGCTGCGAACGCATCCTGGCCGCAGTCGCCGAGACCGGCCGGCAGGTGTCGGTGGCCTTCAACTACCGGTACAACCCCCTGCACGAACGGGTCCGGGAGGTGCTCGCCGAGGGCGCGATCGGGGAGATCGGCTCGGTGCACTTCGAGTGGCTGCTCGACGTGCGGCACGGCGCCGACTACTTCCGGCGCTGGCACCGGGACAAGGCCAACTCCGGCGGTCTGATGGTGCACAAGGCCAGCCACCACTTCGACCTGGTCAACTGGTGGCTGGACGCGGCGCCGGTCGAGGTGTACGCGGCCGGCCGGCTGTTCTTCTACGGCCAGGCCGGGCGCCGGCACGGCTACGCCCGCGACTACGACCGGGCGCACGGCTCGCCGGAGGCCGCCGGTGACCCGTTCGCCCTGCACCTGGCGAACCACCCCAAGCTGCGGGCGCTCTATCTGGAGGCCGAGGCCGAGGACGGCTACCGGCGGGACCAGAACGTCTTCGCCCCCGGGGTGACCATCGAAGACGACATGGCCGTGCTGGCCCGCTACTCGACCGGTGCCACCATGACCTACCACCTGACCGCGTACGCGCCCTGGGAGGGTTACCGGGTCATGATCAACGGCAGCCGGGGGCGGCTGGAGCTGGAGGTCGTGGAGAGCGACTTCGTCAGCCCGTACGCCGCCGGGGAGCTCAAGGGCGCCGCGCTGCACGGCGTACAGGCGGCGGTCGAGGAGGGCTGGGCCAAGCTCACCGTCCGGCCGTTCTGGGAACAGGCCCGCCAGGTGCCGGTCGCCGGCTACACCCGGACCGGGCACGGCGGCGCGGACGCCCGGATGACCGGCGTGCTGTTCGGCGGCGTGCAGGACCCGATGCACCGGGCCGCCACCGCCCGCGACGGCGCCCTCGCCCTGCTCACCGGGTTGGCGGCGAACCGCTCCTTCGAGACCGGTCAACCGGTCCGGGTCGCCGACCTGCTCACCATTCCCTGA
- the uxaC gene encoding glucuronate isomerase, which translates to MSDLLFPAEPTQRAIARELYALARDRPLLSPHGHVDPALLADDEPFPDPARLIIVPDHYLTRMLLSQGVPPADLGVPAVDGSPVETDGRAIWRRFAAHWHLFRGTPSRLWLERTFTDVFGVTTAFSAATADEIYDAIAEQLGRPEFRPRALFERFNIEVLATTESPLDDLSRHAKLAADGWGGPGGRVITTFRPDNVTDMEFDGWAENVARLGELTGEDTGSYPGYLAALASRRQAFIAAGATCTDHGHPTALTLNLTEAEAATLYQRGLDGTATPEDAEAFRAHMLLEYARMSIEDGLVMQLHPGSVRNHNRWLYGRHGRDVGGDIPQATEYLHALTPLLDAYGNDPRLRVVVYTLDEYTFTRELAPLAGGYAALYLGAPWWFLDAPEVLRRFREAVTETAGFYNTAGFVDDTRAFCSIPVRHDVARRIDAGFLARLVAEHRLPLDEAAETIVDLAYHLPKKVFKLGEQL; encoded by the coding sequence ATGTCCGATCTGCTCTTTCCGGCCGAGCCGACCCAGCGGGCGATCGCCCGGGAGCTCTACGCGCTCGCCCGGGACCGGCCGCTGCTCTCGCCGCACGGGCACGTCGATCCCGCCCTGCTCGCCGACGACGAGCCGTTCCCGGACCCGGCGCGGCTGATCATCGTCCCCGACCACTACCTGACCCGGATGCTGCTCAGCCAGGGCGTACCCCCGGCCGACCTGGGCGTACCGGCGGTCGACGGCTCACCCGTGGAGACCGACGGACGGGCCATCTGGCGCCGGTTCGCCGCGCACTGGCACCTGTTCCGGGGGACGCCGTCGCGGCTCTGGCTGGAGCGCACCTTCACCGACGTCTTCGGCGTGACCACCGCGTTCTCGGCGGCCACCGCCGACGAGATCTACGACGCCATCGCCGAGCAGCTCGGCCGGCCGGAGTTCCGGCCCCGGGCGCTGTTCGAGCGGTTCAACATCGAGGTGCTGGCGACCACCGAGTCGCCGCTGGACGACCTCAGCCGGCACGCCAAGCTCGCCGCCGACGGCTGGGGCGGCCCCGGCGGCCGGGTCATCACCACGTTCCGGCCGGACAACGTCACCGACATGGAGTTCGACGGCTGGGCCGAGAACGTCGCCCGGCTCGGCGAGCTGACCGGCGAGGACACCGGCAGCTACCCCGGCTACCTGGCGGCGCTGGCCAGCCGCCGGCAGGCGTTCATCGCCGCCGGCGCCACCTGCACCGACCACGGCCACCCCACCGCACTGACCCTGAACCTGACCGAGGCGGAGGCGGCCACCCTCTACCAGCGTGGCCTGGACGGCACCGCGACCCCCGAGGACGCGGAGGCGTTCCGCGCGCACATGCTGCTGGAATACGCCCGGATGTCCATCGAGGACGGTCTGGTGATGCAGCTGCACCCGGGTTCGGTGCGCAACCACAACCGGTGGCTCTACGGGCGGCACGGGCGCGACGTCGGCGGCGACATCCCGCAGGCCACCGAATACCTGCACGCGCTGACCCCGCTGCTCGACGCATACGGCAACGACCCGCGGCTGCGGGTGGTCGTCTACACCCTCGACGAGTACACCTTCACCCGCGAGCTGGCCCCGCTGGCCGGCGGATACGCGGCGCTCTACCTCGGCGCGCCGTGGTGGTTCCTGGACGCGCCCGAGGTGCTGCGCCGGTTCCGGGAGGCGGTCACCGAGACCGCCGGCTTCTACAACACGGCCGGTTTCGTGGACGACACCCGGGCGTTCTGCTCGATCCCGGTCCGGCACGACGTGGCGCGGCGGATCGACGCCGGCTTCCTCGCCCGGCTGGTGGCCGAGCACCGGCTGCCGCTCGACGAGGCCGCCGAGACGATCGTCGACCTCGCGTACCACCTGCCGAAGAAGGTCTTCAAACTCGGCGAACAGCTCTAG
- a CDS encoding enolase C-terminal domain-like protein, with protein MTVTITAVEVHDVRFPTAAAGDGSDAINRGDYSATYVELVTDGGAGPTGAGFTFTNGRGNELTCAAVRALAHHVVGRSMAEIVAEPVAFWRSLTADVQLRWVGPEKGVIHMATGALVNAVWDLRAKLDQKPLWRLLAELPTEELVRSVDFHHISDAITADEAAAILDKGFVGWSERLAQVEQSGFPSYTTSVGWLGYPDDKVRALTRQAYAEGWRAMKMKVGGPIDDDVRRARIIREEIGPDALLMMDANQVWDVDEAIANMARLVEFDPYWIEEPTHADDVLGHARIARAVETLSGGRCRVATGEVAANRVIFKQLMQADAIGVCQIDACRIAGVNEVLSVILMAAKFGVPICPHAGGVGLCEYVQHLAIFDYLRVGTSLDGRMVEYVDHLHEHFVDPVRTRGGRYLVPTAPGYSSTMKADSIARFAFPDGPAWR; from the coding sequence GTGACGGTCACCATCACCGCCGTCGAGGTACACGACGTGCGATTCCCGACGGCCGCGGCCGGTGACGGATCGGACGCGATCAACCGGGGGGACTACTCGGCGACGTACGTCGAGCTGGTCACCGACGGCGGCGCCGGCCCGACGGGCGCCGGGTTCACCTTCACCAACGGCCGGGGCAACGAGCTGACCTGCGCGGCGGTGCGGGCGCTGGCCCACCACGTGGTCGGCCGCAGCATGGCGGAGATCGTCGCCGAGCCGGTGGCGTTCTGGCGTTCGCTCACCGCCGATGTGCAGCTGCGGTGGGTCGGGCCGGAGAAGGGCGTCATCCACATGGCGACCGGGGCGCTGGTGAACGCGGTCTGGGACCTGCGGGCCAAGCTTGACCAGAAGCCGCTCTGGCGGCTGCTCGCCGAACTGCCCACCGAGGAACTGGTACGCAGCGTCGACTTCCACCACATCAGCGACGCCATCACCGCGGACGAGGCGGCCGCCATCCTCGACAAGGGATTTGTCGGATGGTCTGAACGGTTGGCGCAAGTCGAGCAGAGTGGTTTTCCCTCGTACACCACCTCGGTGGGGTGGCTGGGATACCCCGACGACAAGGTCCGGGCGCTGACCCGGCAGGCGTACGCCGAGGGCTGGCGGGCGATGAAGATGAAGGTCGGCGGGCCGATCGACGACGACGTGCGGCGGGCCCGGATCATCCGCGAGGAGATCGGCCCGGACGCGCTGCTGATGATGGACGCCAACCAGGTCTGGGACGTCGACGAGGCGATCGCGAACATGGCCCGGCTGGTGGAGTTCGACCCGTACTGGATCGAGGAGCCTACGCACGCCGACGACGTGCTCGGACACGCCCGGATCGCCCGCGCGGTGGAGACGTTGTCCGGCGGCCGGTGCCGGGTCGCCACCGGCGAGGTGGCCGCCAACCGGGTCATCTTCAAGCAGTTGATGCAGGCCGACGCGATCGGGGTCTGCCAGATCGACGCCTGCCGGATCGCCGGGGTCAACGAGGTGCTCTCGGTGATCCTGATGGCGGCCAAGTTCGGCGTGCCGATCTGCCCGCACGCCGGCGGCGTCGGGCTCTGCGAATACGTCCAACACCTGGCGATCTTCGACTACCTGCGGGTCGGCACGTCGCTGGACGGCCGGATGGTCGAGTACGTCGACCACCTGCACGAGCACTTCGTCGACCCGGTACGCACCCGGGGCGGCCGGTACCTGGTGCCGACCGCGCCGGGCTACAGCTCGACCATGAAGGCCGACTCGATCGCGCGGTTCGCGTTCCCGGACGGCCCGGCATGGCGGTGA
- a CDS encoding mannitol dehydrogenase family protein, translating to MAVTVGASRLGLDALRQLPVACRPLVRPGAVPAGIVHLGLGAFHRAHQAVYTEAAIAAAGGDWGIIGVAPRSTDVITKLAAQDCLYSVTTLSGTGSRTQVVGALAGVRHAASDPAAVVALLADPAIRVVTLTVTEKAHQLDPASGRFRPDQAVTADLLGDRPPQTVPGLLVRGLLARAAAQAGPLALVSCDNLPSNGRRLQSMISQALELAQAGSTDGAVDWIKSNVTCPGTMVDRIVPASTAQTLADAEAALGVVDLAAVAGEPYRQWVIEDHFPGGRPAWERAGAVLTEDASPWERLKLRGLNGVHSATAYLGALAGRETIAEALEIPHLTTVLRRLIAEDVAHSFTPPDGVSVVEYGDEVLARFANPVIRHRTNQVAMDGSQKLPQRVLHTIADLRAAGARPRWAALVVAAWMRFAQGRADDGTPLPLDDPLADRITAALAATGGSPSDVVTALFGLTEVFPPELAADEEIRELVVEWLTALERHGVAATLAGAA from the coding sequence ATGGCGGTGACCGTGGGCGCCTCCCGGCTCGGCCTCGACGCGCTGCGCCAACTGCCGGTGGCCTGCCGCCCGCTGGTGCGGCCGGGCGCCGTCCCGGCCGGCATCGTGCACCTGGGGCTCGGCGCCTTCCACCGCGCCCACCAGGCCGTCTACACCGAGGCGGCGATCGCCGCGGCCGGCGGCGACTGGGGGATCATCGGGGTGGCGCCGCGCAGCACCGACGTGATCACCAAGCTGGCCGCGCAGGACTGCCTCTACAGCGTCACCACGCTCTCCGGGACCGGATCGCGGACCCAGGTGGTGGGGGCGCTCGCCGGGGTGCGGCACGCCGCCAGCGACCCGGCGGCGGTGGTGGCCCTGCTGGCCGACCCGGCGATCCGGGTGGTCACCCTCACCGTCACCGAGAAGGCGCACCAGCTCGACCCGGCCAGCGGCCGGTTCCGGCCCGACCAGGCGGTCACCGCCGACCTGCTCGGCGACCGCCCACCGCAGACCGTGCCGGGGCTGCTGGTCCGCGGCCTGCTGGCCCGGGCCGCGGCGCAGGCCGGGCCGCTGGCGCTGGTCAGCTGCGACAACCTGCCGTCGAACGGGCGACGGCTGCAGAGCATGATCAGCCAGGCGTTGGAGCTGGCGCAGGCGGGCTCCACCGACGGCGCCGTCGACTGGATCAAGAGCAACGTGACCTGTCCGGGCACGATGGTGGACCGGATCGTTCCGGCCAGCACCGCGCAGACCCTGGCCGACGCCGAGGCCGCGCTCGGGGTGGTGGACCTGGCGGCGGTGGCGGGCGAACCGTACCGGCAGTGGGTGATCGAGGACCACTTCCCGGGCGGCCGGCCCGCCTGGGAGCGGGCCGGGGCGGTGCTCACCGAGGACGCCAGCCCGTGGGAGCGGCTGAAGCTGCGCGGCCTCAACGGTGTGCACTCGGCGACGGCGTACCTGGGTGCGTTGGCCGGGCGGGAGACCATCGCCGAGGCGCTGGAGATCCCGCACCTGACCACGGTGCTGCGCCGGCTGATCGCCGAGGACGTGGCGCACAGCTTCACCCCGCCGGACGGCGTCAGCGTCGTCGAGTACGGCGACGAGGTGCTGGCGCGGTTCGCCAACCCGGTGATCCGGCACCGCACCAACCAGGTGGCGATGGACGGCTCGCAGAAGCTGCCGCAGCGGGTGCTGCACACCATCGCCGACCTGCGCGCGGCCGGCGCCCGGCCGCGGTGGGCCGCGCTGGTGGTGGCGGCCTGGATGCGGTTCGCGCAGGGCCGGGCCGACGACGGTACGCCGCTGCCGCTGGACGACCCGTTGGCCGACCGGATCACCGCGGCGTTGGCCGCCACCGGCGGCAGCCCGTCGGACGTGGTGACGGCGCTGTTCGGCCTGACCGAGGTCTTCCCGCCGGAGCTCGCCGCCGACGAGGAGATCCGCGAACTGGTGGTCGAGTGGCTGACCGCGCTGGAGCGGCACGGCGTGGCGGCGACGCTGGCGGGTGCGGCGTGA
- a CDS encoding Gfo/Idh/MocA family oxidoreductase: MTAAAPPRVALVGASGHGLWHRRVIAGLHAAGRLELVGLVDVRPVEPAPDAPVPDEVGVFTDHREMLRSARPDVVVICTPPHTHLPIALDAVAAGADLLLEKPPVLSLAEHRELTDALAAAGRVCQVGFQALGSAALDELLVAIADGRLGELTGISTVACWQRADSYYRRSAWAGRRSLDGRPVLDGALANPLAHAVMQCLAVAGATHPTDAGRPVRVELERYRVRPIEVDDTATMRVTLPSGLPVVAAVTLAGEDFVAGEVIVHGTAGRAVLEYPTDRLMLPGERELRRVPGRTGLLANLIAHRADPASVPLVVPLDRTAGFTAVMEVVAGGPEPTLVSGDRVTAGGADRVVSIRGVNDALRRAADGLALLSELAVPWAVEPYRVALGVGVPDSD; encoded by the coding sequence GTGACCGCCGCGGCACCACCCCGGGTGGCCCTGGTCGGGGCGAGCGGGCACGGGCTGTGGCACCGCCGGGTGATCGCCGGGCTGCACGCCGCCGGCCGGCTGGAGCTGGTCGGCCTGGTCGACGTACGCCCGGTCGAGCCGGCGCCGGACGCTCCCGTACCCGATGAGGTTGGGGTTTTCACCGATCACCGGGAGATGCTGCGGTCGGCCCGCCCGGACGTGGTGGTGATCTGCACGCCGCCGCACACCCACCTGCCGATCGCGCTGGACGCGGTGGCGGCCGGCGCGGACCTGCTGCTGGAGAAGCCGCCGGTGCTGTCGCTGGCCGAGCATCGGGAGCTGACCGACGCGCTGGCCGCCGCCGGTCGGGTCTGCCAGGTCGGGTTCCAGGCGCTCGGGTCGGCGGCGCTCGACGAGTTGCTGGTCGCGATCGCCGACGGCCGGCTCGGTGAGCTGACCGGGATCTCCACTGTGGCCTGCTGGCAGCGGGCGGACAGCTACTATCGGCGGTCGGCGTGGGCCGGGCGGCGGAGCCTGGACGGTCGTCCGGTGCTGGACGGGGCGCTGGCCAACCCGTTGGCGCACGCGGTGATGCAGTGCCTGGCGGTGGCCGGGGCGACCCACCCGACCGATGCCGGCCGGCCGGTGCGGGTGGAGCTGGAACGCTACCGGGTACGGCCGATCGAGGTGGACGACACCGCCACCATGCGGGTGACGCTGCCGTCCGGCCTGCCGGTGGTGGCGGCGGTCACGCTTGCCGGCGAGGACTTCGTCGCCGGCGAGGTGATTGTGCACGGGACCGCCGGCCGGGCGGTGCTGGAGTATCCGACCGACCGGCTGATGCTGCCCGGGGAGCGGGAGCTGCGCCGGGTGCCGGGGCGGACCGGGTTGCTGGCGAACCTTATCGCGCACCGGGCCGATCCCGCCTCGGTGCCGCTCGTGGTGCCGCTGGACCGGACCGCCGGCTTCACCGCCGTCATGGAGGTGGTCGCCGGGGGTCCCGAGCCGACCCTGGTGAGTGGCGACCGGGTGACCGCCGGCGGCGCGGACCGGGTGGTATCGATCCGGGGAGTCAACGATGCCCTGCGGCGGGCCGCGGACGGCCTGGCGCTGCTGTCGGAGTTGGCGGTTCCGTGGGCGGTCGAACCGTACCGGGTCGCACTGGGGGTGGGTGTACCGGACAGCGACTGA
- a CDS encoding pectate lyase, with protein sequence MRFGRLTAVLVGTVLAVVPATAVTAGGDRDRLSWGARLLGRQALPANDGWAAAGPGTTGGSAAAADQVHIVGSRAELVAALGGDNATNRSNATPKIIYLKGTIDGFEGVDGCAGLADPEYSLDAYLATYDPAVWGRVAPSGPLEQARVRSVANQTRHTQINVGPNTTLIGLRGATVTGLTLMVDTANNVIVRNINFADARDCFPAWSPTDGEAGNWNSQFDLLSVRRSENVWVDHNTFSDGDNPDSAQPLRFGRPYQVHDGALDITHTASLVTVSHNRFAERDKMLLIGSSNTVGPDVGRLNVTLRHNVFDGGLQRLPRVRFGQIDLYNNYYRIPAEGFQYAIGVGVQSSIYAENNFFVLDRGVDTATLLYDWGGTALTEKGSWVRTYRGPARPTSLLAAYNAANETALGADAGWQPTLRHGPVLPTALIPVTVPLLAGANRLPV encoded by the coding sequence ATGCGATTTGGCAGATTGACTGCCGTGCTGGTGGGAACGGTCCTCGCGGTGGTGCCGGCGACGGCCGTCACCGCGGGCGGGGACCGGGACCGCCTGTCCTGGGGAGCTCGTTTGCTGGGCCGGCAGGCGTTGCCGGCCAACGATGGCTGGGCCGCCGCCGGCCCCGGCACGACCGGTGGTTCGGCGGCGGCGGCCGACCAGGTCCACATCGTCGGCAGCCGCGCCGAACTGGTGGCCGCCCTCGGCGGCGACAACGCCACCAACCGGAGCAACGCCACCCCGAAAATCATCTATCTCAAGGGCACCATCGACGGTTTCGAGGGGGTCGACGGCTGCGCCGGACTGGCCGATCCCGAATACAGTCTGGACGCCTACCTGGCCACCTACGACCCGGCGGTCTGGGGGCGGGTGGCGCCGAGCGGGCCGCTGGAGCAGGCCCGGGTGCGGTCGGTGGCGAACCAGACCCGGCACACGCAGATCAACGTCGGGCCGAACACCACGCTCATCGGGCTGCGCGGGGCCACCGTCACCGGCCTGACCCTGATGGTCGACACCGCGAACAACGTCATCGTCCGCAACATCAACTTCGCGGACGCCCGGGACTGCTTCCCGGCCTGGTCGCCGACCGACGGCGAGGCGGGCAACTGGAACTCCCAGTTCGACCTGCTCTCGGTGCGCCGCAGCGAGAACGTCTGGGTCGACCACAACACCTTCAGCGACGGCGACAACCCGGACAGCGCCCAGCCGCTCCGCTTCGGCCGGCCCTACCAGGTGCACGACGGCGCCCTGGACATCACCCACACCGCCAGCCTGGTCACCGTCTCGCACAACCGGTTCGCCGAGCGCGACAAGATGCTGCTGATCGGCTCGTCGAACACCGTCGGACCGGACGTCGGCCGGCTCAACGTGACCCTGCGGCACAACGTCTTCGACGGCGGACTGCAGCGCCTGCCGCGGGTCCGGTTCGGCCAGATCGACCTCTACAACAACTACTACCGGATCCCGGCCGAGGGCTTCCAGTACGCCATCGGCGTCGGCGTCCAGTCCTCGATCTACGCGGAGAACAACTTCTTCGTGCTCGACCGGGGGGTCGACACCGCCACGCTGCTCTACGACTGGGGCGGCACCGCCCTCACCGAGAAGGGCAGCTGGGTGCGTACCTACCGGGGTCCCGCCCGGCCGACCAGCCTGCTCGCCGCCTACAACGCGGCGAACGAGACCGCGCTCGGCGCCGACGCGGGCTGGCAGCCGACCCTGCGCCACGGGCCGGTCCTGCCGACCGCCCTCATCCCGGTCACCGTCCCGCTCCTGGCCGGGGCCAACCGACTCCCGGTCTGA
- the ugpC gene encoding sn-glycerol-3-phosphate ABC transporter ATP-binding protein UgpC yields MATVTYSQATRIYPGTERPAVDHLDLEIGDGEFLVLVGPSGCGKSTSLRMLAGLEDVDDGSIYIDNRDVTHLPPKARDIAMVFQNYALYPHMTVYENMAFALKLRKTSKPEIERRVKEAAALLQLEDYLSRKPKALSGGQRQRVAMGRAIVREPQVFLMDEPLSNLDAKLRVQTRTQIATLQAKLGITTVYVTHDQVEAMTMGHRVAVMLDGVLQQVDTPRALYDTPSNVFVAGFIGSPAMNIKTVPLTEQGGLFADMTIPLTREQIAAADGGNGKVTIGFRPEDCDMVGATEGGMPVVVELVEDLGSDANVYGHAAIEGTSERFVVRTDRRHMPSMGDTVFVKPRPGQNHAFHAVSGARI; encoded by the coding sequence ATGGCTACGGTCACCTACTCCCAGGCCACCCGGATCTATCCGGGTACCGAGCGTCCCGCGGTGGACCACCTCGACCTCGAGATCGGCGACGGCGAGTTCCTCGTCCTGGTCGGCCCCTCCGGTTGCGGCAAGTCCACCAGCCTGCGGATGCTCGCCGGCCTGGAGGACGTCGACGACGGCTCGATCTACATCGACAACCGCGACGTCACCCACCTGCCGCCGAAGGCCCGCGACATCGCGATGGTCTTCCAGAACTACGCCCTCTACCCGCACATGACGGTGTACGAGAACATGGCGTTCGCCCTGAAGCTGCGCAAGACCTCCAAGCCGGAGATCGAGCGGCGGGTGAAGGAGGCGGCGGCCCTGCTGCAGCTGGAGGACTACCTCTCCCGCAAGCCGAAGGCGCTCTCCGGCGGTCAGCGCCAGCGGGTCGCGATGGGCCGGGCGATCGTCCGGGAGCCGCAGGTCTTCCTCATGGACGAGCCGCTGTCGAACCTCGACGCCAAGCTGCGGGTGCAGACCCGTACCCAGATCGCCACCCTGCAGGCCAAGCTCGGCATCACCACCGTCTACGTCACCCACGACCAGGTCGAGGCGATGACGATGGGCCACCGGGTGGCGGTCATGCTCGACGGCGTGCTGCAGCAGGTCGACACCCCGCGGGCGCTCTACGACACCCCGTCGAACGTCTTCGTGGCCGGCTTCATCGGCTCCCCGGCGATGAACATCAAGACCGTGCCGCTCACCGAGCAGGGCGGCCTCTTCGCCGACATGACCATCCCGCTGACCCGGGAGCAGATCGCCGCGGCCGACGGCGGCAACGGCAAGGTCACCATCGGCTTCCGGCCGGAGGACTGCGACATGGTCGGCGCGACCGAGGGCGGCATGCCGGTCGTCGTCGAGCTGGTCGAGGACCTGGGCTCGGACGCCAACGTGTACGGCCACGCCGCGATCGAGGGCACCTCGGAGCGGTTCGTGGTCCGCACCGACCGCCGGCACATGCCGAGCATGGGCGACACGGTCTTCGTGAAGCCGCGGCCCGGCCAGAACCACGCCTTCCACGCCGTCAGCGGCGCCCGGATCTGA